The DNA window GCTTCATCGGGATCGTGGTGGTGGGCCCCTGGATCGCCCGCACCTTCGGGCTCCCCAACGGGCTCACGGCCCTCAACGGCTCGCTGCTGCTCGCGGTCATGGCGCTTCCCACGGCGGTGAGCCTCTCGGAGGATGCGCTGCGCAGCGTACCCCGGGACCACCGGCTGGCGAGCCTCGCCCTGGGGGCCAACCCCTGGGAGACCCTGGTGAAGGTCACCCTGCCCGCCGCGGCCCCGGGAATCCTGGCGGCCATGATGCTGGCCATGGGGCGGGCCATCGGCGAGACCATGACCGTGCTCATGGCCACGGGCAACGCCCCGGCGCTTCCCGACGGCTTCCTCTCGGCGGTGCGCACCATGACCGCGACGATCGCCATCGAGCTCGGGGAGGTCCCCCGGGGAACCTCCCACTACTTCGCCCTCTTCGCCGTGGGCTTTGCGCTGTTTTGCATCTCGTTCACCGTGAACTGGATCGCGGACCGGGTGCTCCACCGGTATCAGGGGGGGCGGCAGTGAAGCGGCTCTGGTCGGCCCTGGGCCGCTCCTACCTGGTGCTCTGCACCCTGGCCACCGTGGCGGTGCTCCTGGGCTTGCTGGGGCACATCGCCTGGGAAGGCTGGGAGGTCCTGGGGTGGGAGTTCCTGACCACGCCGCCCCGCAAGGGGATGACCGAAGGGGGGATCTTCCCCGCCATCGCCGGAACCACCATGGTGAGCCTGCTGACGGTCTTCTTTGCCCTGCCCCTGGGGGTAGGGGCGGCGGTGTATCTGAACGAGTACGCCCGGGACGCCTCCACGACCCGGATGATCCGTCTGGCCATTCGCAACCTCTCCGGGGTGCCGAGCGTCGTCTACGGGCTCTTCGGGGTGGTGCTCTTCGTGGACCTGCTGGGCCTGGGGACGAGCCTCCTTTCCGCGGGCCTCACCCTGGGGCTCCTGACGCTCCCGTGGATCATCACGGCCAGCGAGGAGGCGCTTCGCGGCGTGCCCCAGAGCTACCGGGACGGGGCGCTCGCCCTGGGGGCGACCCGGTGGCAGGCGGTGCGCACCGTGGTGCTTCCCCCCGCCATGCCCGGCATCCTCACCGGCGCCATCCTGGGGCTCTCCCGCGCCGCCGGGGAGACGGCGCCCATCCTCTTCACCGGGGTCGCCTTCTATCTGCCCTTCGTGCCCGGCTCCCCCTCGGACCAGTTCATGGCCCTGCCCTACCACCTCTACATCCTCTCCACCCAGCACCACGCCATTGAGAAGGTGCGGCCGCTCGCCTACGGCACGGCGCTCGTGCTCGTCGGCCTGGTGTTCGCCCTGAACCTCGGGGCGTTCGCGGTGCGGAGCCGGATGCGCCGAAGACTGGAGAGCGCCCGCTAGATGGAAGCCACCCGTATCGCCTGCAAGGGGGTCGGGGTCTGGTACGGCCAGACCAAGGCCCTGGACGCCATCGACCTCGACATCCCCACCCACCGGGTCACGG is part of the Thermodesulfobacteriota bacterium genome and encodes:
- the pstC gene encoding phosphate ABC transporter permease subunit PstC, whose amino-acid sequence is MSSTQPTPAARASQAPVRRKPRARWGERFVELVLASCGFGSVAVLGGIFALLFWKGAQAFREIPLSEFLASARWDPTSPVEAGYGILSMVASTALVTLGAMAVTVPVGIGVASYLAEFARPRVREVLKPAVEILASIPSVVVGFIGIVVVGPWIARTFGLPNGLTALNGSLLLAVMALPTAVSLSEDALRSVPRDHRLASLALGANPWETLVKVTLPAAAPGILAAMMLAMGRAIGETMTVLMATGNAPALPDGFLSAVRTMTATIAIELGEVPRGTSHYFALFAVGFALFCISFTVNWIADRVLHRYQGGRQ
- the pstA gene encoding phosphate ABC transporter permease PstA; translated protein: MKRLWSALGRSYLVLCTLATVAVLLGLLGHIAWEGWEVLGWEFLTTPPRKGMTEGGIFPAIAGTTMVSLLTVFFALPLGVGAAVYLNEYARDASTTRMIRLAIRNLSGVPSVVYGLFGVVLFVDLLGLGTSLLSAGLTLGLLTLPWIITASEEALRGVPQSYRDGALALGATRWQAVRTVVLPPAMPGILTGAILGLSRAAGETAPILFTGVAFYLPFVPGSPSDQFMALPYHLYILSTQHHAIEKVRPLAYGTALVLVGLVFALNLGAFAVRSRMRRRLESAR